From a single Maylandia zebra isolate NMK-2024a linkage group LG3, Mzebra_GT3a, whole genome shotgun sequence genomic region:
- the LOC112431481 gene encoding uncharacterized protein LOC112431481, whose protein sequence is MPEVIECPTSDRLCQFPSELGDPTVYPACVVTRAQARRSGGEVDISEMFPDGSEPHDSSVPGVDGGTAKVFSMVSEKEAAGIRRFVCGQLRDEADLSTLTLGILKKRYQTHNKCDSLRPEVKTFMKQVVQEELMKMQDNDESESDSETKKLQNKRKRENGNDEVMSESEDESWAKKSQNNHSSSSSESEVQESKESSNDEENAKSHADGEEPEVKKSQQKRNENRQIDSDESSDEELSEESNCSDSPKKMVRMNVGTVTSSKDEGRRTPLSDAGNESDGDCKSETSDKIRSDESSDSEKEDTKVEEKTSDPDSVSSLPSLEDEKENKTDKTNDKKMKKSVKKDESTRKPKSDDKSVARLERYIALCGVRRNYKKLLEDCRSQVAVLKKELEELGVHGQPTIQKWKKVRMKREQAQELAALDVNNIITTQGRPTRRGASASQKQQDCPSSEYQRTLNSESDSDQENNTHRGRRKMSEWANLQGIISDDTDSD, encoded by the coding sequence ATGCCGGAAGTTATTGAGTGTCCTACTTCGGATCGGTTATGCCAATTCCCGTCGGAGCTGGGTGACCCCACAGTTTATCCGGCATGTGTGGTTACTCGTGCTCAAGCTCGTCGCTCGGGTGGTGAGGTGGACATATCCGAAATGTTTCCGGACGGCTCTGAGCCGCATGATAGTTCTGTTCCGGGGGTAGATGGTGGGACGGCGAAGGTTTTTAGTATGGTGTCGGAGAAGGAGGCAGCAGGTATCCGCAGGTTTGTGTGTGGTCAACTCCGTGACGAGGCAGACCTGAGCACGCTGACCttgggaattttaaaaaagagatatCAGACACACAACAAATGTGACTCATTAAGGCCAGAAGTAAAAACTTTCATGAAACAGGTGGTGCAAGAGGAACTGATGAAAATGCAGGATAATGATGAAAGTGAAAGTGACTCAGAGACTAAGAAGCTCCAgaacaaaaggaaaagagaaaatggaaaTGACGAGGTCATGAGTGAGAGTGAAGATGAATCCTGGGCAAAGAAATCACAAAATAATCATTCAAGCTCATCATCAGAATCTGAGGTTCAAGAAAGTAAAGAAAGCAGCAATGATGAAGAAAATGCCAAATCTCATGCTGATGGTGAAGAGCCAGAGGTgaaaaaatcacaacaaaagagaaatgaaaatcGTCAAATTGACAGTGACGAGTCTTCTGATGAGGAACTCAGTGAGGAAAGCAACTGCAGTGACAGTCCAAAGAAAATGGTGAGAATGAACGTCGGGACAGTAACCAGCAGTAAAGATGAAGGAAGGAGAACACCACTGAGTGATGCAGGAAACGAATCAGATGGAGACTGCAAGTCAGAAACGAGTGACAAAATTAGGAGCGACGAGTCTTCTGACAGTGAAAAAGAAGATACAAAAGTGGAAGAGAAAACCAGTGACCCAGACTCAGTTTCATCACTACCTTCTTTggaagatgaaaaagaaaataagactgataaaacaaatgataaaaagatgaagaagagTGTGAAGAAAGATGAGAGCACCAGAAAACCAAAGTCTGATGACAAATCGGTGGCGAGGCTTGAACGTTATATTGCCCTCTGCGGCGTGAGGAGAAATTACAAGAAGCTGCTGGAGGACTGCCGCTCCCAGGTGGCTGTTCTGAAGAAGGAGCTTGAAGAGCTTGGTGTACATGGTCAGCCAACTATTCAGAAATGGAAAAAGGTCAGAATGAAGAGAGAGCAAGCTCAAGAACTGGCTGCTCTTGATGTTAACAACATCATTACCACACAAGGTCGACCTACACGCAGGGGTGCCTCAGCAAGTCAGAAACAACAGGACTGTCCGTCCTCTGAATATCAGCGCACTCTAAACTCGGAATCAGACAGTGATCAGGAAAACAATACCCACAGAGGTCGCAGGAAAATGTCCGAATGGGCCAACCTGCAGGGGATCATCAGTGATGACACAGACAGTGACTGA